Part of the Citrus sinensis cultivar Valencia sweet orange chromosome 2, DVS_A1.0, whole genome shotgun sequence genome, TAGAAGTTGCTTTATTCATAAAATGAGTATTGTGCTTGTCATAGTCTCTAAATTGAGTATTGATAATCGACCTTTATTATATCTCAttaatcttcatttttcagttagttctattcaatttttttttaaaataacatttatcTCTTAATATATCTCATTTAATCCCATATTTAtccttaatataattttttatccttttttttagaCTCCCACCACATAAAACTTACAATCTCTataatatttctctttctttttaaggcAACATTAGCTTCCTGTTCTATCTTCTTGATCTTTGAGGCCAGTAACAACAACTTTCTTTAAAGCAAATACTCATCTTTCAAAACTTGTTGGTTTTTTTCAAGAGTAATAATAGAcatcctaaattttttattctaaatttcttCCAAAATGATGTGGCCTCTGATTTGCCTTTCATTAAGTAGTTGATATATTCAgatgaattaattgtattattttactatccaataaaaaaaaaaaaagccacatCATTCaggataaaaatttaggatgtGTAGCACTACTCAACAATGATGAGCCAAGATTGCTGATTTTGAGTTAAGAAAGCTTCATGTCATCATGTGATGGGTTGAATAGATCGTGGGATTTCTAATCCAGTGGTATAGGTTGTGTCGATTGTGGTTGACTTTCTATCGCCAATGACAATTCCTCGGCCGTGAGAACAATAACActagcaattttttttaaatgttatatttttataaaaaataactttaattaaattttaaattaatggtttttagaaatatcaataaaaacgAATAAGAATTtcttaatataataataattatttagcttTGTTATATTAAGACAttataatatttctaaatttaaaaatacaaatttcatGCCCATGGACATTCATGGATATACATATCAATATAGATAAAATTcatatggatatggatatatCTAgaattggatatggatatatCTAGAATTAGATATGGATATAGACATTTCCATTATggataattacaaatttacatatatatagataataTCCATATCTAGTTGGATATTTGTCATCCCTGTATCATGTGATGTTTGATGAGTCTAGCTCCTAACACccctttaaaactttaatGAAATCCCACTTGTTATATTTACATCATTTacctcaattaaaattatgaaaaaggacaaatatgataatagagttaattaaattttaaacatactttttaataataaaattaggtaATCTATTACTtcattgtttcaaaattatttttgagtttattaaaaaacttaaCTGTATCATAAATTAGGATTTAAAAACGGAGGGTTCATAATTTGCggtgaaaaatatattttaatttagttaaattcataattgtCCTTTTATGTAATTTCATCTAGCAATAGAACTATAGTTACAAATATAAGGTTTTATAAGGATTTTACAGGGTGTGAAAAGCATTACTCATATTTGATCCATTAACAACAAAAAGAGTTCTGGACTCCATTTCCTTGGGAAGATTAAGGTCCACGTATCCTCATTATATACTGAGTTTAGGCCCATGAGCGGTAGTTAATGAGTTGCATTTTTCATGGGCCTTAAGCCCAATATGTCTCCTAATAGTACATCGTCcttagcctttttttttaatatttatcagCCAAtacttttttgaattttaaaaaaattatatttaatatcttttttaaaaatattatgttataagtaaacaatatttcaatttaaaaaaaaaaacactagaCTTTCTAGTTCCTCCTTCATCTCAATGATAacatatcttaaatattgatCAAGTCTCATATATAAGCTCTATCTAACTTATCTctatgataatatattttaaatattacagTCTactaacatttataattacaaatctATTATGGTAATCTTGGATCAActagaaatttattagaatATTTCTAAATCAAGTCTATTGAAGAACAACCAAGATTTCTATCTCTCATAAATACTGGAAGAAAATATACTATACCCACATTAGTAGGAGATAGCTCTACCTTCACTCAATcgcaatttttttaaaattagggGAAGAATATAGTCTCACCACTAGAGGGACTCAAAACTCACTCTCTTAAAGATAACATAGAATAATCTACACATATAATCAAATATGTTgtttaagagagagagagagagagagagatctcACTAATAATAAAGGAAAACATATCAACATCCTATAGGGTGATTCTGatttgaaaatagaaaaattatgatacgAAAAAGGTAATATGAACCCAACAAAAACACAACCAACCGTCACCAAACAAAGCCCAACTTCATTAACACGATTTATGGAGAGGATTATCAAAAAGGCCCCTTAACTTTATTTTGCTGTAATTAATGCATAATATATCTATTTGTCTTAGGTCCCTCGCCCAATAAACCCCTAATGAAATTACctttatattgatgaatttagatgatttatttcttttttataatgttATGTCTCACAGTCTCGGcgtaactttaaaaataaaaatcaacacgcttgttttaaagtaattaaaattactaacggttgcactttaaaaattaagttaattttatcataaaaatctaaaatatttttattatttttattaaaattaatatttaaaagtcaTAATTACCACGAactaacaatatttatttcataactataactttttttataacagCCACAATTTTTAAAGCACAGTACATCAATATAAAAGAACACCTAAAAGTCAGCAATGCCTTGATCTCAAAAGCGTAAAAAACGTATAATAAAACTTATACTAAAGGACAATTTTGTCAGCTCAATAAGGATTAGAACCTGTTTCATACAAATGAACAAAATATGTACTTCtttggaaaaatataataatgcaTGGAGTTAGATGATAAAAAACAACAGTTCCAAAGTAAGTAGCTAAAACCCACAACTGCCTTTCAGTTTTCTCCATCTGTTTTGCACTTTTCGACATTTACGAAGCGTCCTCCATCAGTTTCTCTCCAAACAGGGACAGTCACGACACTACAAAGCCTCGATCTCATCGAACTCAACTACTTTAAACTCTCGAAAGCTTCATcagcttttgttttctttcagaGGAACCCCcccaaaagagaaagaaaaaagccattttttttaactcaataCTTCTCTCTTTTCCTCACATTGGCGCTTCCAATCGTTCAAAGGTACCATTTTTTCTTGCACTTGAAGTTCATTGTGAGATGGGGTTTTGTGTTTTTGGAGATTTATGTGAAATGTAGTAGTGGGTTTGTGCTAAGTTTAGAGAGTGTTTGATTGGTGATTAATTTGTTAGATTTGAAATCAAAgttcaatattattttaggaaaatataaaagatcGAAGTAAAGTTGGgtactttttcaatttagtttttatttaaatgttaaGCTAATGTGGCTCTATAATTAATGGTACGTGTGATTTTAATTTGTCCTAGTGTAATTGTTTGtggagaaaaatgaaaatgccGGAAAATTACAGAAGCTAAATACCTGGATTCTGTTGTGATTGTATTGGTTTTGTTGAATCTGTTGCAATTTAATCTGTTATTTAGTTGAGAATGATTGATTTACTCTACTGCTCTGGTTAATATGACAGATATAAGTTCATAAATCATAACTGATCAAtattgtttatgttttatCCAATGTGGTTCGGAGAAGTTGATAGTTTTAACTTCCTCGGATGAATCTTTCATTTGGTCACGGGCcgaaaagaaataagaatcTTCAACTTCTCTTATAGGTCTTTTTAATTGGATGTATCTCTGCTTGCACTGAAATCTGGATTATAAACAATCTATGTCTAATCTAGTGCATCATATTGTAATTTAGCACAGAAACACTAATTGTACTGGAGCTGCTCCTTGTATAATTTTACAGGTATTTATTTTCCTCTGCAAGAGTTGGTGCATTGAAAATGGCGGCAACAGCAGCTTGTAGCCTTCAAATGGCAGCAGTAAAGCCATGCATTTCCTCTTCTCACAGAGGTGTCAAAGCAGGTGTTGCAGTTGTTGGTGGCAACTCTAAGGGGGCATCGTGGACCAAGCTTTCTAGTGCTTCTCACATATCATCTGGGCAACCTTTCCTGCGGAGTTTTACATCATCTTCAGTAAAATTTGATAAGGTTGTAACAAGGGCAATGGCTGAATCTAGCACTAACAAGCCTATTTCCGGATTGCCTATTGATTTGAAAGGTCAGTTAATATCCTTGCTCCTCCTCGTCTGTaataactgaaaattaaaagttttgatCCCTAACTAACGATGGAACTAATATTTATAGGTAAGAGGGCATTTATTGCTGGTGTAGCTGACGACAACGGATATGGTTGGGCTATAGCAAAATCTCTTGCTGCTGCAGGAGCTGAAATTTTGGTTGGAACATGGGTTCCTGTAAGCGACTGAACTTTCATTCTGGTGTTTTTCCCTTTAACATTAATGCTGATTTTTCTGTCCTCATAAGAGAATATTCATTTACTGATGTAGAAGCTTCTTTTGTAGGCTTTGAACATTTTTGAAACCAGTCTGCGACGTGGAAAATTTGATGAATCTCGTGTGTAAGTCCTTATACTTGGTTTATTTGGCATTGTAATGGGGTAATTCTGGTGCTTGGActtactaaaaatattttgataatccAGGTTGCCAGATGGTTCTTTGATGGAAATCACTAAAATATATCCCCTAGATGCTATCTATGACAAGCTTGAGGATGTGCCTGAGGATGTAATGAAATATGTAGTTTCTAATGTGTATGCGAAAGTAGGTGACTGCTTCTgcaataacaattttttcttgtcattttctGCAGGTAAAATCAAACAAGCGCTATTCAGGGTCCTCTAAATGGACTGTTCAGGTATAGTTCCATACATATTGTTTCATCCGTTTACCACTGAGATTTTCTGTTACCTTCTTATTTGATAACTTGTAACTCATGTGCTCACTGAAAGGTTAGTTTTTCACCAAAAGCTATGATCAGAATTTTTATGTCTCATAGGTCATTCATTAGTTAGCCACAGATCATAATAGCCCCTTTTGGGCCTAACACTAGCTTCACCACAAGCTAATGATAAAGTTGATACTGTTTTCAATGCATTTTAAGAactggctttttttttttttttttattttgtccttGATAATTCAATACcacatttatttgatttgatatGATTTCTGATGTTGTGACTGCTTTCCAAATGTGTTGCAGGAATGTGCTGAATCTGTCAAACAGGATTTTGGCAGCATTGACATCCTAGTGCACTCACTTGCCAATGGACCAGAGGTACCCTGGTTCTGTAAATAAAATCACTGTGATTATCTCGTCTGTTCCTGACAATTTTAATCCGTTAACAGGTGAGCAAGCCTCTGTTGGAGACTTCAAGGAACGGGTATCTTGCGGCTTTATCTGCTTCGAGTTACTCTTATGTTTCTCTACTCAAGCATTTCATTCCATTAATGAACCCAGGCATTTGCTTCATTCTCCAATCTGATAATGcttttcattttatctttctagTGCCTTATTATATTATGTACGATTAGGTCAAAAAAGTACATAGGTCGAAAAAGTAAATTTCAAGGATCTAAACTGAGTTTTACT contains:
- the LOC102609936 gene encoding enoyl-[acyl-carrier-protein] reductase [NADH], chloroplastic, with translation MAATAACSLQMAAVKPCISSSHRGVKAGVAVVGGNSKGASWTKLSSASHISSGQPFLRSFTSSSVKFDKVVTRAMAESSTNKPISGLPIDLKGKRAFIAGVADDNGYGWAIAKSLAAAGAEILVGTWVPALNIFETSLRRGKFDESRVLPDGSLMEITKIYPLDAIYDKLEDVPEDVKSNKRYSGSSKWTVQECAESVKQDFGSIDILVHSLANGPEVSKPLLETSRNGYLAALSASSYSYVSLLKHFIPLMNPGGSSLSLTYIASERIIPGYGGGMSSAKAALESDTRVLAFEAGRKHRIRVNAISAGPLRSRAAKAIGFIDTMIEYSLANAPLQKELSADEVGNTAAFLASPLASAITGAVIYVDNGLNAMGVGVDSPIFKDLDIPTDKH